The Candidatus Kaelpia imicola genome contains the following window.
TAAGATTATTGGATTACTATTTTCTCAATCCCGAGGCTCAAATCTACATTAATGAGCTGGCGAGGATTTTAGATCTCGATCCAAAAAATACGGAAATCAAACTTAAAGAGTTAGAAAAAGAGGGCTTCTTTAAGAGTGAATTTCGGGGAAAGCAAAGATACTTTTTTCTTGCAAAAGATAATCCTGTTTTAGAGCATTATCGGCAGATTTTCTTAAAGACCTATGGTATAGAAAAAAAACTTAAAGATATAATGGGCAATATCAAAGGGATTAAAGAAGCTTATCTATTCGGTTCATACGCAAGTAATAAGATGGATTCTTCAAGTGATATTGATCTTTTGGCTATTGGTATGCATTCTGTTTTGGAGTTGCAGAGAGTTGTCGCTAAGTTGCAGAAAGATACGGACCGGGAGTTTAATGTAATAAATCTAAGTCCAAAGGAATTCGAGAAGAAGAGAAAAGATAAAGATCCGTTTATATACGGTGTCTTTAAAACTAAAATTATAAGACTTATATGATCAATTTTGAGAGTCAACACTTTCAAAAACTGGTATTTAAAGAAGAACAAATTGATCAATTTTTAATGTCTGCCCGGCACGATCTTAAGATCGCTGAAGAATCTGACATACCAGATGTTGTTTTTAAATTCAGTTATGACACTTTAATCAAACTGGGTATTATGCTAATTGCTGGAAAAGGCTATAAGGTAAGAAGTAAATCCGGTCATCATATTAAGATTTTGGAGAAACTGAGCCAATTGCTTAAAGATGAAGATATTCTTGTACTCGGCAATAAAATGAGACAAGAGCGCAATGTTAATCTTTATGACGGAGGATTTTTTGTAGGAGAAAAGGATAGTTTTGAGTATCTATAATTTGTCAAAAGCACTTTTAAAAAAGCGGGAATTTGAAGGACAACAGGATATAATAAATAACATAGACATCTTAAAGGTACCTGGGTTTTTATTTTTTCAGTTGCATTTTGGATGGCCGTTGGTTGCAGTGGTTCGGGATAGCACTGGAGATATTAAAGTTGATAAATGCTTTGGAGTGAAGTAGTTATAAAAAATTATGCCTAAAATCTATATTAAAACCTTTGGCTGGCCGATGGACGCAGTATTATACGACTTTAATTAGCTATTTAACGAATATTTGGTAATATGTAACTATTTGCAATATAATAAGTAATAGAGAAAAAAAGAAGTTAATTTAACACTGTATATCAATTTTTATTTAGCGAAAGAATGGCAACAAGAGTATAAAAATATCAATAAACTGCGCAAATATAAGAAAAAGCTTGACAATCTATATATGAGGAAATTGACAAATGTTTAAGAATATTTTAATTATCGCGCATACTAATATTGGTGACTTTTGTTATGATCTTGTAGTTGTAAATCCATTACGAAGGCAATTTCCAAACGCAAAGATTTATGTTCTTACATCATCACGCGCGAAAGATATTGCGGATGGATATAAGGGGTTAGACGGGGTTATAACTTTTGATAAGCATGCTAAAGATAAGGGGTTACTGGGTCGTTTAGGTATTATGGTTGCTTTAATAAAAGATAGGTTTGATCTTGTAGTTGTTCTAAAACAAACTATGATGTATAGATTTCTCAATATTCCTAATAAATGGAGCTTGGCGAAATATCTTGGACGTTTTCAACCAGAGGCTGGAATGCATGTTGCTGATGTATTTCTAGATTTTTTACGATTTCATAACATAAATATTCAGAAGGCTAAATTTGATTTTGCTTTTAACGAAGAGGAAAATTCCTTTTGTGATGCTTTTTTGATAGAAGAAGGGATAGATGATAAAGATAAAGTGGTAGGGATTCATCCCTTTAGCGGTTGGTCTTTAAAAGATTGGCCGATTGCGAAATGGAATGAGCTGGCAAAGATCCTGAAGAGCAAATATAGCATTAAGGTAATTAATCTCAGCAAGAGAAATGATTTTTTTAGTCAGAGGGTATTAGAGAATATCTCTGATGAAATTGTATCTGCGGATGAGACTACTTTAAAACAAGCTATGGCTTTAATTAAGAGATGCAGTCTTTTTATTGGCGGTGATTCTAGCTTGGTGCATCTGGCTAGTTGTATGGGAGTCGAGACAATTGGCTTATATGGCCCAACTGCAAAAATTTATCCGTATTTCCATTATCATAATATCATTACTTCTCAAAAACGATACCATTGCATGCCTTGTTCTCCAGGTTTTTCGCGGTGTAGAGAAGAAAAAGTTCAAACTAGTCCATGTATGGAAAGTATTAGTCTGGAGGATGTTTTGGAGTTGGTTGAGCGAAAACTAGATTTGTGAGTTGCTAAGCTGTGTGCATATTAAGAAGGAAGGTTTAATTATTTCTTTAGCAAACTGTGGGAAATTTTATAAAGATTAGGAGATATAAATATGGCAGAGACCTTAGGCAGTTTACTGGATAAGCTTACGATAAAAGCAATAAGAGGAGTTCATCTCAAGAAAATGCTTGATGGCAAAAGTGTAAAATTTCCTAAATCTGAACTAAAAAAGAAACTGCAGATATTAAAAGAACAAAAGGTATCTTTACTGAAAGAAATAGATGAATTCATTGAGGGAGTGCTAGTAGGAAGGATTAAGGTTTTAAGAGATGAAAAGCTTAAGCTTTATAATGACCCTAATCTTATAGGTAGAGTAAGTAATATTAACTCTATCTCAAAGGCTATGGATGTTCTTGTCAAAAAGAACTTAGAACTGTGGAACTTAGAAGATGAAGCACGAAGAGAAGATGTTCCTTTGTCTAGTATAGGTAGTATAAAGAAAAAGATAGACGTAGTCAATCAACAGAGATGTGATTTAATTGATGATATTGATGAACTTTTTAGTCAGAAGTTAAAACTTTTAAGAGAAAAATAGGGGTAAGATATGTCTATATCAAAAAAAGTAAGTTTAATCAGTCCATCAGTAACTTTAACGGTAAGTGCTAAAGCAAAAAAGACGAAGCAAGGTGGTACACTAACAAGTAAGGGAGATAATAAGGAACTGCTTAATGGGAAGATTTAGAAGTGATATGAAGGGGACGTTAAA
Protein-coding sequences here:
- a CDS encoding nucleotidyltransferase domain-containing protein, translated to MTIRLLDYYFLNPEAQIYINELARILDLDPKNTEIKLKELEKEGFFKSEFRGKQRYFFLAKDNPVLEHYRQIFLKTYGIEKKLKDIMGNIKGIKEAYLFGSYASNKMDSSSDIDLLAIGMHSVLELQRVVAKLQKDTDREFNVINLSPKEFEKKRKDKDPFIYGVFKTKIIRLI
- a CDS encoding glycosyltransferase family 9 protein produces the protein MFKNILIIAHTNIGDFCYDLVVVNPLRRQFPNAKIYVLTSSRAKDIADGYKGLDGVITFDKHAKDKGLLGRLGIMVALIKDRFDLVVVLKQTMMYRFLNIPNKWSLAKYLGRFQPEAGMHVADVFLDFLRFHNINIQKAKFDFAFNEEENSFCDAFLIEEGIDDKDKVVGIHPFSGWSLKDWPIAKWNELAKILKSKYSIKVINLSKRNDFFSQRVLENISDEIVSADETTLKQAMALIKRCSLFIGGDSSLVHLASCMGVETIGLYGPTAKIYPYFHYHNIITSQKRYHCMPCSPGFSRCREEKVQTSPCMESISLEDVLELVERKLDL
- a CDS encoding DUF4254 domain-containing protein, yielding MAETLGSLLDKLTIKAIRGVHLKKMLDGKSVKFPKSELKKKLQILKEQKVSLLKEIDEFIEGVLVGRIKVLRDEKLKLYNDPNLIGRVSNINSISKAMDVLVKKNLELWNLEDEARREDVPLSSIGSIKKKIDVVNQQRCDLIDDIDELFSQKLKLLREK